One Paroedura picta isolate Pp20150507F chromosome 16, Ppicta_v3.0, whole genome shotgun sequence genomic region harbors:
- the TMUB2 gene encoding transmembrane and ubiquitin-like domain-containing protein 2 yields MEPPEMTIIEGVGDEVTVAAGLIVLITALVLSWLSTYVADGGNPLLGAVVAAGDSSVLHLSPIDHYVGSSVVSEHSEPQGAAESAEEKAEEGPAPDSGPAAEPGDSSGGTDAALDRLLDIQGLPQRTFASVAGPPEHQGPPQTVPVPEEHESDSGFIKVRLKFLNDTEEVAMVRPEDTVGLLKSKYFPGQESQMKFIYQGQLLQDQARTLRSLNILDNCVIHCHLSQATVSALPDTAVTPSEAGGVAVNMSNLMIPVFVVMLAVIWYFRLNYRQLFTAPATISLVGVTVFFSFLVFGMYGR; encoded by the exons ATGGAGCCCCCGGAGATGACCATCATCGAAGGTGTGGGGGATGAAGTGACCGTGGCAGCAGGCTTGATCGTCCTCATCACGGCCCTGGTTCTCTCGTGGCTTTCCACCTACGTCGCCGACGGCGGCAACCCTCTCCTGGGAGCCGTGGTGGCCGCAGGAGACTCGTCGGtgctccacctgagccccatcgaCCACTACGTGGGCAGTTCCGTGGTATCGGAACACTCTGAGCCGCAGGGGGCCGCGGAAAGCGCCGAAGAGAAGGCGGAAGAGGGCCCTGCCCCCGACTCGGGCCCTGCCGCTGAGCCAGGGGACAGCAGCGGGGGCACAGATGCAGCCCTGGACCGCCTGCTGGACATTCAAGGCCTTCCTCAAAGGACCTTTGCTAGCGTGGCTGGCCCCCCCGAGCACCAGGGGCCTCCCCAAACAGTCCCCGTCCCAGAGGAGCACGAATCGGATTCAGGGTTTATCAAAGTGCGCCTCAAATTCCTCAACGATACGGAGGAGGTGGCCATGGTGAGGCCAGAGGACACCGTCGGCCTCCTTAAGAG CAAATACTTCCCAGGCCAGGAAAGCCAGATGAAGTTCATCTACCAGGGCCAGCTGCTCCAGGACCAGGCTCGGACTCTCCGCTCGCTCAACATCCTGGACAACTGCGTCATCCACTGCCACCTCTCCCAGGCCACCGTCTCCGCCCTCCCGGACACGGCGGTGACCCCCTCGGAGGCCGGAGGGGTGGCCGTGAACATGAGCAACCTGATGATCCCCGTCTTCGTGGTGATGCTGGCCGTCATCTGGTATTTCCGCCTCAACTACCGCCAGCTGTTCACGGCCCCGGCCACCATCTCCCTCGTAGGGGTGACTGTCTTTTTCAGCTTCCTCGTTTTCGGAATGTACGGACGGTGA
- the ATXN7L3 gene encoding ataxin-7-like protein 3: protein MKMEEISLSGLDNSKLEAVAHDIYTDLVEDACLGLCFEVHRAVKCGYFFLDETDPDSMKDFEIVDQPGLDIFGQVYNQWKNKECVCPNCSRSIAASRFAPHLEKCLGMGRNSSRIANRRIASSNNMNKSESDQEDNDDLNDNDWSYGSEKKAKKRKSDKNPNSPRRSKSMKHKNGELSGNLDPFKYNNSAGVNYETLGPEELRTLLTTECGVISEHTKKMCTRSLRCPQHTDEQRRSVRVYLLGPSASLPETEGSVENDSFDMAESQALMSRLQWDASSDISPSDSASSKASTNNSESRKTKKKKPHMSLVGGAPGMSSNKKKPKPKPLAPPTPSLYDDIN from the exons ATGAAAATGGAGGAAATATCTTTGTCTGGCCTGGATAACAGCAAGTTGGAG GCTGTGGCTCACGATATCTATACCGACTTGGTTGAAGACGCCTGCTTGGGCTTGTGCTTTGAGGTGCATCGGGCGGTCAAATGCGGCTATTTCTTTCTGGACGAGACGGACCCTGACAGCATGAAGGACTTTG AGATTGTGGATCAGCCGGGGCTGGATATCTTCGGCCAGGTCTACAACCAGTGGAAGAACAAGGAATGCGTTTGCCCCAACTGCAGCCGAAGCATTGCTGCCTCGCGCTTTGCCCCTCACCTGGAGAAGTGTCTCGGGATGGGCCGGAACAGCAGCCGCATTGCCAATCGCAG GATAGCCAGCAGCAACAACATGAACAAGTCGGAGAGCGACCAGGAGGACAACGATGACCTCAACGACAACGACTGGTCCTACGGGTCGGAGAAGAAAG ccaagaAGAGAAAATCCGATAAG AATCCCAACTCGCCCCGAAGATCCAAGTCCATGAAACATAAAAATG GGGAGCTGAGTGGGAACCTGGACCCGTTTAAG TACAACAACTCTGCTGGAGTAAATTATGAAACCCTGGGTCCCGAGGAGCTCCGCACGTTGCTCACCACG GAATGTGGGGTGATCTCTGAACATACCAAGAAGATGTGCACCCG GTCCCTGCGCTGCCCTCAGCACACAGATGAGCAGCGGAGGTCAGTCCGGGTCTACCTCCTGGGACCCTCTGC CTCACTTCCGGAGACGGAAGGCAGCGTGGAGAACGACAGTTTCGACATGGCTGAGAGCCAGGCCCTCATGAGCCGGCTGCAGTGGGACGCGTCCTCAGACATCTCCCCCTCCGACTCGGCCTCCTCGAAAGCAA gtacAAACAACTCAGAGTCCCGAAAAACCAAAAAGAAGAAGCCTCACATGAGCCTGGTGGGGGGTGCTCCCGGAATGAGCTCCAACAAGAAGAAGCCGAAGCCAAAGCCGCTGGCCCCCCCGACCCCCAGCCTCTACGACGACATCAACTGA
- the ASB16 gene encoding ankyrin repeat and SOCS box protein 16 — MTLPRGSIFLLLDKNIPFYLEARPGGVLLSQHTGGCREGKFRLTGKVEIRAPFLLRSMSKDTFAFTSSTLRSLRLQREMLEWEDRRRAASRQYASRRYQLSARSPVSLPRPPRRTQYCRDPAVHNALYTGDLLRVQSIFKDEATADTIVETISEELVWSAELGLWVLTPQKKHTSPLSITAARGYRDCVKHLLLQGAQVDAMVGGRAALHESCANHRAECTRLLLNYGANPNILSEEGLAPLHLCTTQETLPCAQLLLEYGALVNQRTRDHRASPLHAAAKHGLDDHVKLYLCYGADVAHRNREGETALNAACASADRPEDAGRYYRVAKRLLDAGADVRIAGRKNHTPLHNACSNCHTRLVDLLLQHGAEVNVSNCAGYTPVDCALQAVEDYLEGEPERVIAMLLDHGAAPINPKMLKFCALSPRVLEVVLNSYDRILSCDSWVGSVPPEVWRKHQQFYESALQLVNQPRLLQHLSRCAVRKQLGARCHLGIAKLKLPSCLKDYLHLPLEGCLK; from the exons ATGACACTGCCAAGAGGCAGTATATTTTTGCTGCTGGATAAAAATATTCCTTTCTATTtagaggccaggccaggcgggGTTCTCCTGAGCCAGCACACGGGAGGGTGCAGAGAGGGCAAATTTAGGCTTACCGGGAAGGTGGAAATCCGGGCTCCCTTCTTGCTCAGAAGCATGTCGAAGGACACCTTTGCGTTCACCTCTTCCACGCTGCGCTCCCTCCGTTTGCAACGGGAAATGCTGGAATGGGAAGATCGGCGGAGAGCGGCGTCCCGGCAGTACGCGAGTCGGAGGTACCAGCTGTCCGCTCGGAGCCCCGTTTCTCTCCCCAGGCCCCCCCGCCGCACCCAGTATTGCCGAGATCCTGCCGTCCACAACGCCCTCTACACGGGAGATCTGCTGAGAGTCCAAAGCATCTTTAAGGACGAAGCGACAGCCGACACGATTGTGGAGACGATCAGCGAGGAGCTGGTGTGGTCCGCTGAACTGG GACTCTGGGTGTtgactccccagaagaagcataCCTCTCCACTGAGCATTACAGCTGCAAGAGGCTACCGGGACTGTGTGAAGCACCTGCTCCTACAAGGGGCCCAGGTGGATGCCATGGTTGGCGGGCGAGCCGCTCTTCATGAGAGCTGTGCCAACCACCGGGCAGAGTGCACCCGGCTGCTCCTGAACTATGGTGCCAATCCGAATATTCTTTCAGAGGAGGGCCTGGCTCCGCTGCACTTGTGCACAACCCAGGAGACTTTGCC GTGTGCCCAGCTGCTCCTGGAGTACGGGGCCCTGGTGAACCAGCGCACACGGGACCATCGGGCTTCCCCATTGCATGCGGCGGCTAAACACGGCCTAGACGACCACGTGAAGCTCTACCTCTGCTACGGGGCTGACGTCGCTCACCGGAACCGAGAGGGGGAGACGGCCCTGAATGCCGCCTGCGCTAGCGCCGACAGACCGGAAGACGCCGGCCGCTACTATCGGGTGGCGAAGCGGCTCTTGGACGCCGGGGCCGACGTCCGGATCGCCGGCCGGAAGAACCACACGCCGTTGCACAATGCGTGCAGCAACTGCCACACCCGCCTCGTGGATCTCTTGCTGCAGCACGGGGCAGAAGTCAACGTGAGCAACTGCGCCGGATACACACCTGTCGACTGTGCCCTCCAAGCGGTGGAGGATTACCTGGAGGGGGAGCCAGAGAGAGTGATAGCGATGCTGCTTGACCATGGGGCAGCTCCCATCAACCCCAAG ATGCTGAAGTTCTGTGCTTTGTCTCCTCGGGTCTTGGAGGTTGTTCTGAATTCCTACGACCGGATCCTGTCCTGTGACTCCTGGGTGGGAAGCGTGCCCCCTGAAGTATGGCGG AAGCACCAACAGTTCTACGAGTCAGCCCTCCAGCTGGTGAACCAGCCTCGCCTGCTACAACATCTGAGCCGCTGTGCAGTCCGGAAGCAGTTGGGGGCACGGTGCCACCTGGGCATCGCCAAACTCAAGCTGCCTTCTTGCCTGAAAGACTACCTGCATCTTCCGCTGGAGGGCTGCCTCAAGTGA